A single window of Desulfovibrio sp. G11 DNA harbors:
- a CDS encoding YraN family protein — MPSGSGNTAKDATASESGKSVRPATAPAAAHLRLGSAGEDAAAELLTGAGCTLLARNWRQARLELDMVCLDGDTIVFVEVKTRSSERYGGPAYAVGLSKQRVLCRAARAWLAAHEAWDKPCRFDVICVLRNGDTLHLEHFRHAFDCPPALDSSHTSWQPW; from the coding sequence ATGCCCTCCGGTTCCGGAAACACGGCGAAAGACGCAACAGCCTCCGAATCCGGCAAATCCGTCAGGCCCGCTACCGCTCCTGCAGCCGCCCACCTGCGACTCGGCAGCGCGGGAGAAGACGCCGCAGCCGAACTGCTGACTGGCGCGGGCTGCACACTGCTTGCCCGCAACTGGCGACAGGCGCGGCTTGAGTTGGATATGGTCTGCCTTGACGGCGACACTATTGTTTTTGTTGAAGTAAAAACCCGCAGCAGCGAGCGCTACGGCGGCCCGGCGTACGCCGTCGGCCTGTCCAAGCAGCGCGTCCTGTGCCGCGCCGCCCGCGCCTGGCTGGCCGCGCACGAGGCATGGGACAAACCCTGCCGCTTTGACGTCATCTGCGTTCTGCGCAATGGCGACACCCTGCACCTGGAGCATTTTCGCCATGCCTTCGACTGCCCCCCGGCTCTGGATAGTAGCCACACCTCTTGGCAACCCTGGTGA
- the rplS gene encoding 50S ribosomal protein L19, whose translation MDIIKKIERENMRLDVPAFRSGDTVKVHLRIVEGEKQRIQIFQGNVIRVKRGTTCATFTVRKISDGVGVERIFPLNSPFIDRVEVVTQGRVRRSRLYYLRALKGKAARIKPRGRF comes from the coding sequence ATGGATATCATCAAAAAGATTGAACGGGAAAACATGCGCTTGGATGTACCCGCGTTTCGCTCCGGCGACACGGTGAAAGTACACCTGCGCATTGTGGAAGGCGAAAAACAGCGCATCCAGATTTTCCAGGGCAACGTCATCCGCGTCAAACGCGGTACGACCTGCGCCACCTTTACAGTGCGCAAAATTTCTGACGGCGTGGGTGTGGAGCGTATCTTCCCCCTTAACTCGCCCTTTATCGACCGCGTTGAAGTGGTCACCCAGGGCCGCGTTCGCCGCAGCCGTCTGTACTACCTGCGCGCCCTCAAGGGCAAAGCCGCACGCATCAAGCCGCGCGGCCGCTTCTGA
- a CDS encoding helix-turn-helix domain-containing protein, with protein sequence MQILPGLDVAIAKTVRSLRTRSGLSQEQFADFAGLSRVYIAQLETGERGASLNALILIARSVRMTGSELVALIEEEIKTPSH encoded by the coding sequence ATGCAAATTTTACCAGGCCTGGATGTAGCCATTGCCAAGACTGTGCGCAGCCTTCGTACACGCAGTGGCTTGTCGCAAGAACAGTTTGCCGACTTTGCCGGACTGTCACGCGTATATATCGCGCAGCTGGAAACCGGGGAGCGGGGAGCCTCTCTCAACGCCCTCATCCTTATCGCGCGCTCTGTGCGCATGACCGGTTCAGAGCTTGTAGCCCTTATTGAAGAAGAAATAAAAACCCCGTCCCACTAA
- the ptsP gene encoding phosphoenolpyruvate--protein phosphotransferase — MARAVLFGTPVSPGIAIGRARFMHKLRQDEERHIMPAEIAAEQEALRAAAESVRASLQTTMDNVPEDLAEYREVIAAQMEMARDAKLLNAALSRIEHKLIAAPWALRLTVEELCALFRGMDDPYLRDRAQDIRAVGLRLRKHLVMGPVDAPETAAPGVLVAEDLSPADVMELNLDCVLGILTTEGGPTSHTAILSRSLHIPCLAGVTGLVAVAREDEQVIVDGLGGCVLLDPDEADLARYESRRREYMAWEELTLQTAHWPAEMCDGVRVVVQANLESSDELASAPRSGADGVGLYRTEFAYLKGRLPDEQDLLTEYATVAQKIAPERVVFRTLDVGADKMLHAQAALKEPNPALGLRGIRFCLRHQGLFRTQLRALMRAGVQGNVAIMLPMISGLDEVQQVRGIMQELHQELAARGLPHAPALPLGVMIETPAAAIICDALARECDFFSIGTNDLIHYIMGIDRNNHHVAYLNEPLHPAVVRSLKHIIDAAHREGIGVSVCGELASDPLGMALLLGMGVDTISAAPRFVPGLKHLIRQLKSETCMELAHSVLMSTDVAASRRMVRETLHQTLGPELAFHTTSLLTHSQP, encoded by the coding sequence ATGGCCCGCGCGGTACTTTTCGGTACTCCCGTTTCTCCCGGCATTGCCATTGGCCGGGCGCGCTTCATGCACAAGCTGCGGCAGGATGAAGAACGGCATATCATGCCCGCCGAAATTGCCGCCGAGCAGGAGGCCCTGCGCGCCGCGGCTGAAAGCGTACGCGCTTCGCTGCAGACCACCATGGACAATGTGCCGGAAGACCTGGCCGAATACCGTGAAGTGATTGCCGCACAAATGGAAATGGCCCGCGATGCCAAACTCCTCAATGCCGCCCTGTCACGCATAGAGCACAAACTTATTGCGGCTCCCTGGGCCTTGCGCCTCACCGTGGAAGAACTGTGCGCCCTCTTCAGAGGCATGGATGATCCTTACCTGCGTGACCGCGCCCAGGATATCCGCGCCGTGGGCCTGCGCCTGCGCAAGCACCTGGTCATGGGACCGGTGGATGCCCCGGAAACTGCCGCCCCCGGCGTTCTGGTGGCTGAAGACCTTTCCCCCGCTGACGTTATGGAGCTTAACCTGGACTGCGTGCTGGGCATCCTGACCACAGAGGGCGGCCCCACTTCACATACGGCAATTCTTTCACGCAGCCTGCATATTCCTTGCCTGGCGGGCGTTACCGGCCTTGTGGCCGTAGCCAGGGAAGACGAGCAGGTCATCGTGGACGGCCTTGGCGGCTGTGTGCTGCTGGACCCGGATGAAGCCGATCTGGCCCGCTATGAAAGCCGCCGCCGTGAATACATGGCGTGGGAAGAACTTACCTTGCAGACAGCCCACTGGCCTGCCGAAATGTGCGACGGTGTGCGCGTGGTGGTGCAGGCCAACCTGGAAAGCAGCGACGAACTTGCCTCGGCACCGCGCAGCGGCGCGGACGGCGTAGGCCTGTATCGCACAGAGTTTGCCTACCTCAAAGGGCGTTTGCCCGATGAGCAAGACCTGCTGACAGAATATGCCACGGTGGCGCAAAAAATCGCTCCGGAGCGCGTGGTATTCCGCACGCTGGACGTGGGCGCGGACAAGATGCTGCACGCCCAGGCTGCACTTAAAGAGCCAAACCCGGCCCTGGGCCTGCGCGGCATACGCTTCTGCCTGCGCCATCAGGGGCTTTTCCGCACACAGCTGCGGGCACTCATGCGGGCAGGTGTGCAGGGCAACGTGGCCATCATGCTGCCGATGATTTCAGGTCTGGACGAAGTACAGCAGGTGCGCGGTATCATGCAGGAGCTGCATCAGGAACTGGCGGCACGGGGCCTGCCGCACGCTCCCGCCCTTCCACTGGGCGTCATGATAGAAACCCCGGCGGCGGCCATCATCTGCGATGCGCTTGCCAGGGAGTGCGATTTTTTCAGCATAGGAACCAATGACCTTATTCATTATATCATGGGCATAGACCGCAACAACCATCATGTGGCCTATCTTAACGAGCCGCTGCACCCCGCCGTGGTGCGCTCGCTCAAACATATTATTGATGCCGCCCACCGTGAGGGCATTGGTGTTTCGGTCTGTGGCGAGCTTGCCTCCGACCCGCTGGGCATGGCCCTGCTGCTCGGCATGGGGGTGGATACCATCTCTGCCGCGCCGCGCTTTGTGCCGGGCCTGAAACACCTTATCCGCCAGCTCAAGTCCGAAACCTGC
- a CDS encoding IS4 family transposase — MPHKEILDLSHHTTLFSQLLSLIPGHVFEKLERKHKTGRSSRQFGFKEQFTVMAFIQLAARRSLRDGLRALEAAKRRLYHLGLKSVARSTVADANNSRPVEFFKDLFAEMYGLCHLRAPRHKFRFKCKLYSMDATTISLCLSIFPWASFRRNKAGVKVNTVLDHDGYIPAFLDINNAKTHESRMAKSLSLPKGSIVTFDKGYICYSWFRMLTAKGIFFVTRLKSNAAYKLVDRRAVDRKTGVTSDHIIDVSSRGKTTRLRRIGYRDAKTGKRYEFLTNHFRLSAKTIADIYKERWQIEIFFREVKQNLHIKSFVGRSENAVHIQIYTALTVYLLLAYQKFLSKLGLSVQQLFELICLNLFGKDSLEELLNPRRRKTINTYSYSLLAMGA; from the coding sequence TTGCCACACAAGGAGATTTTGGACTTGAGCCATCATACTACACTCTTCTCTCAACTGCTATCCCTGATACCGGGACATGTTTTTGAAAAACTCGAACGCAAGCACAAAACTGGCCGCTCTTCACGCCAATTTGGATTCAAGGAGCAATTCACCGTCATGGCCTTTATCCAACTCGCTGCAAGGCGCTCTTTACGCGATGGGCTTCGCGCCTTGGAGGCGGCCAAGAGACGGCTGTATCACCTCGGCTTGAAATCAGTAGCGCGTTCCACGGTTGCCGATGCCAACAATTCAAGGCCTGTGGAATTTTTCAAAGACCTGTTCGCTGAAATGTATGGCCTGTGCCATCTTCGTGCGCCTCGTCACAAATTCCGCTTCAAGTGCAAGCTGTACAGCATGGACGCCACCACCATCAGCCTATGCCTGTCCATCTTTCCCTGGGCGTCGTTCCGGCGGAACAAGGCTGGCGTGAAAGTAAATACCGTGCTTGACCACGATGGCTACATTCCCGCTTTTCTCGATATCAACAATGCCAAAACCCACGAAAGCCGCATGGCCAAAAGTCTTTCATTGCCAAAGGGTTCCATCGTCACCTTCGATAAAGGCTATATCTGCTATTCCTGGTTTCGCATGTTGACCGCGAAGGGCATTTTCTTCGTAACCCGACTGAAGAGCAATGCTGCCTATAAGCTCGTTGATCGCCGCGCCGTAGACCGGAAAACCGGGGTCACGTCCGATCACATCATTGACGTGAGCAGCCGGGGAAAAACCACTCGTCTACGCAGAATCGGCTATCGCGATGCGAAAACCGGCAAACGGTACGAATTTTTGACCAACCATTTCCGCCTGTCCGCCAAGACAATTGCTGATATCTATAAAGAACGCTGGCAAATTGAAATATTCTTCCGCGAAGTCAAACAAAATCTGCATATTAAAAGCTTTGTCGGGCGCTCGGAGAATGCGGTGCACATCCAGATTTATACGGCCCTGACCGTGTATTTACTCCTGGCCTATCAGAAATTCCTGAGCAAGCTTGGGCTGTCGGTGCAACAACTCTTCGAGCTCATTTGCTTGAATCTGTTCGGCAAGGATTCTCTGGAAGAACTTCTGAATCCACGAAGACGAAAAACTATAAACACCTATAGTTATAGCCTGTTAGCTATGGGTGCTTAA
- a CDS encoding 4'-phosphopantetheinyl transferase superfamily protein produces MHNKNSCKTFAPAASGQNIPRKQTGCDSKPADHPPPQRQGHSHRWMHAAQTAEQHIVLLYAPLPLLAGHVLADWCDYLQATLLPWLGPQQLAHLQAFHAGEAALKARGSRLLARALLVRLVMGATQAALAKPGTSAAPPLSAMLNHPYLSCLGFAGLGMDHLGRPVLPGWRIAFGHSGLAAFCAARRLPDESSVASCHQIHDPEEAAQPREESRPCLALDAEALDSPPPARRAFTTREMAAPLAEAFHARESLRRWTVKEALLKAAGLGLTRAPYLVHSGRYGQRQGQSQFYHKGDTFHPAGGDQTGTTTPYRHINWQLVPCAGHWVCVAAPAQPGRVMSVARRPLRAHWRTILAGMPQP; encoded by the coding sequence ATGCACAATAAAAATTCCTGCAAAACCTTTGCACCCGCAGCTTCCGGACAGAACATCCCCCGGAAACAGACCGGGTGCGACAGCAAGCCGGCCGATCATCCTCCGCCACAACGGCAGGGGCACAGCCACAGATGGATGCATGCAGCCCAGACCGCTGAACAGCATATTGTGCTCCTTTACGCACCTCTGCCCCTGCTCGCAGGCCACGTGCTTGCCGACTGGTGCGACTACCTGCAGGCAACCTTGCTGCCCTGGCTCGGCCCCCAGCAACTGGCGCATCTTCAGGCCTTCCATGCGGGCGAGGCGGCCCTGAAAGCCCGAGGCAGCCGCCTGCTGGCACGCGCACTGCTGGTGCGCCTTGTTATGGGCGCAACGCAGGCCGCCCTGGCAAAACCGGGAACATCTGCCGCGCCCCCGCTTTCGGCCATGCTCAACCATCCCTATCTATCCTGCCTCGGTTTTGCGGGCCTTGGCATGGACCATCTGGGCCGTCCGGTGCTGCCCGGATGGCGCATCGCCTTCGGCCACAGCGGGCTGGCTGCCTTTTGCGCCGCGCGCCGCCTGCCGGACGAATCGTCCGTGGCCTCATGCCACCAGATTCATGACCCGGAAGAGGCCGCACAACCCCGTGAAGAAAGCCGCCCCTGCCTGGCGCTGGACGCCGAAGCGCTGGACAGCCCCCCTCCGGCCAGACGCGCTTTTACCACCAGAGAAATGGCTGCACCGCTGGCCGAAGCATTTCATGCCCGCGAAAGCCTGCGCCGCTGGACCGTAAAAGAAGCCCTGCTCAAGGCCGCAGGACTGGGCCTCACCCGCGCCCCCTACCTTGTGCACAGCGGCCGCTACGGCCAGCGTCAGGGGCAGTCGCAGTTCTATCACAAGGGCGACACGTTTCATCCCGCCGGCGGCGACCAGACCGGCACGACGACTCCTTACAGACACATCAACTGGCAGCTTGTGCCATGTGCGGGTCATTGGGTCTGTGTGGCGGCTCCGGCACAGCCCGGCCGGGTCATGTCCGTGGCAAGACGCCCCTTGCGCGCGCACTGGCGTACCATTCTTGCGGGCATGCCCCAGCCGTAA
- a CDS encoding ribonuclease HII yields the protein MLELPGTPAIPAAGQTAGIDEAGRGCLAGPVVAGAVILPPEYDLPGLADSKACTARQRDLLAPRIKKSALAWGLGIVWPDRIDRINILQATFEAMSMAVRHLRITPQILLVDGNKVIPEPALAPQWLRAHGDTLPLQRAIVGGDAAEPAISAASILAKTCRDTLMTSLDKRWPGYGFAIHKGYGTKEHYEALRRLGPCPQHRLTFRGVCKDCTVEQEQGCLL from the coding sequence CTGCTTGAACTGCCGGGCACGCCTGCTATTCCGGCCGCCGGGCAAACAGCCGGTATTGATGAGGCCGGACGCGGCTGTCTGGCCGGGCCGGTGGTAGCCGGAGCCGTAATCCTGCCGCCGGAGTACGATCTGCCGGGCCTTGCCGACTCAAAGGCCTGCACAGCCCGGCAACGCGACCTGCTCGCCCCGCGCATCAAAAAATCTGCGCTGGCCTGGGGCCTGGGAATCGTCTGGCCCGACCGCATCGACCGCATCAACATTCTTCAGGCCACCTTTGAAGCCATGAGCATGGCAGTGCGCCACCTGCGCATCACGCCGCAAATCCTGCTTGTGGACGGTAACAAGGTCATCCCCGAACCGGCACTCGCGCCGCAGTGGCTACGGGCACATGGCGATACCCTGCCGTTGCAGCGGGCCATTGTGGGCGGCGATGCCGCAGAGCCCGCCATTTCCGCAGCATCCATTCTGGCAAAAACCTGCCGTGATACCCTCATGACAAGCCTGGACAAACGCTGGCCCGGCTATGGTTTTGCCATCCACAAAGGCTACGGCACAAAGGAGCATTACGAGGCTCTGCGCCGCCTTGGCCCCTGCCCGCAGCACAGGCTGACCTTCCGGGGCGTCTGCAAAGACTGTACGGTGGAACAGGAACAGGGCTGCCTGTTATGA
- the trmD gene encoding tRNA (guanosine(37)-N1)-methyltransferase TrmD, with product MPRFHIVSLFPDFFSSPLSTALMGRAREAGLVDFSFHDPRDFSTSKHRHVDDRPYGGGPGMVMQGEPLAGALRSIESPGRILLMAPGGRPFTQDTARQLAEEQDLTIICGRYEGIDARLLDIFAIEPTSVGDVVLNGGETAALAVVEAVARLMPGFMGKEESGEDESFSNGLLEYPHYTRPETLEGLPVPQVLLGGDHARIAQWRRRQSVQTTLRMRPDLLDSAPLTGEDVQTLAEIPRERPGRNLSFCLVHYPVVLGEKKSGASSLTNLDIHDIARISRSYAMGSFHVVTPLQDQLRVLDEILRHWTQGPGGSGNADRAQALGLVCPAASLDEAVAHMTARHGVRPRLVASSAVWPGKGKKQARTEPLMTPQQVRQWCRQRPVMLCLGTARGLAPEVLEQCDGLLRPVRFLGYNHLSVRSAAAILADRILGDYC from the coding sequence ATGCCGCGTTTTCATATTGTTTCGCTCTTTCCCGATTTTTTCAGTTCGCCCCTGTCAACGGCCCTTATGGGACGCGCGCGCGAGGCGGGCCTTGTGGATTTTTCTTTTCATGATCCGCGCGATTTCAGCACCAGCAAACACCGCCACGTGGACGACCGCCCTTACGGCGGCGGGCCTGGCATGGTCATGCAGGGTGAACCCCTGGCCGGAGCGTTGCGGTCCATTGAAAGCCCGGGACGCATCCTGCTCATGGCTCCGGGCGGCCGCCCCTTTACCCAGGACACGGCGCGGCAGCTGGCCGAAGAGCAGGACCTGACCATTATCTGCGGGCGCTATGAAGGCATTGACGCCCGCTTGCTGGATATTTTTGCCATTGAACCCACAAGCGTTGGCGATGTGGTGCTTAATGGCGGCGAAACGGCGGCTTTGGCCGTTGTGGAGGCCGTTGCGCGCCTTATGCCCGGCTTTATGGGCAAGGAAGAATCCGGTGAGGACGAAAGCTTTTCGAACGGCCTGTTGGAATATCCGCACTACACCCGGCCTGAGACACTGGAAGGGCTGCCCGTCCCCCAGGTGCTGCTTGGCGGTGACCATGCCCGCATAGCGCAATGGCGGCGGCGGCAGTCCGTGCAGACAACGCTGCGCATGCGACCCGACCTGCTCGACTCTGCCCCGCTTACCGGCGAAGACGTGCAGACGCTGGCTGAAATTCCGCGGGAAAGGCCGGGGCGCAACCTTTCTTTCTGTCTTGTGCACTATCCTGTGGTGCTCGGCGAAAAAAAATCCGGCGCTTCCTCTTTGACAAATCTCGACATACACGATATAGCCCGAATTTCCCGCAGCTATGCGATGGGTTCTTTCCATGTGGTAACCCCCTTGCAAGACCAGTTGCGGGTGCTGGATGAAATTTTGCGCCATTGGACGCAGGGTCCGGGCGGTTCAGGTAATGCCGACCGGGCGCAGGCTCTCGGTCTGGTTTGCCCTGCGGCCTCCCTGGATGAAGCAGTGGCGCATATGACCGCACGGCACGGTGTACGGCCCAGGCTGGTGGCAAGCTCCGCCGTCTGGCCCGGCAAGGGTAAAAAGCAGGCTCGTACAGAACCGCTCATGACCCCTCAACAGGTGCGGCAATGGTGCAGACAGAGACCGGTCATGCTTTGCCTTGGCACAGCGCGGGGGCTTGCCCCCGAAGTGCTTGAACAGTGTGACGGTCTGCTTCGTCCTGTGCGTTTTTTGGGCTACAATCACCTTTCGGTGCGCAGCGCCGCCGCCATTCTGGCAGACAGAATTTTAGGCGACTATTGCTGA
- a CDS encoding HPr family phosphocarrier protein, with product MCLTGKTQKITSGEAAVLRRHDQHTSSGPMAREGEEMEETIEETPRGLSLKLCLGLRNGLHARPAARLAQEAQRYASTIQLISDTGEVDAKSMLDILSLAQPANAELTLLAQGQDAREALYGLARLLNTMQD from the coding sequence ATGTGCCTGACCGGAAAAACGCAAAAGATTACATCAGGCGAAGCCGCCGTGCTGCGCCGTCACGACCAACACACCTCGTCCGGCCCTATGGCCCGAGAAGGTGAGGAAATGGAAGAAACCATTGAAGAAACGCCACGCGGGCTGTCCCTGAAGCTTTGCCTGGGCCTGCGCAACGGCCTGCATGCCCGGCCGGCGGCGCGCCTGGCGCAAGAAGCCCAGCGCTATGCCTCAACCATACAGCTTATCAGCGATACCGGCGAAGTTGACGCTAAAAGCATGCTTGATATTCTTTCTCTGGCCCAGCCCGCCAATGCGGAACTGACCCTTCTGGCGCAGGGGCAGGATGCCCGCGAGGCCCTTTACGGCCTGGCCCGCCTTCTTAACACCATGCAGGACTGA
- a CDS encoding PTS system mannose/fructose/sorbose family transporter subunit IID: MYPTRIALACLSRTCCINAGTTARGMQQVGLLFVLSPALCWLYPEGEARARAFARYGGHSNTHPFMIPLFVGILLSLEEEIAKGALPEFAVSSVRETLATTLSALGDSFFSGTLLPLWALLSVSLLLSGHTALTCMAAAAFFLILLLFRAGSFFSGLRHGMPVLVRLKRLNLINWVDRLKMVNAVLVAQVIWHLPLSRIKPFPWDVYILGALAVLMASWMVARLRLPRLLLWAMTLGALILMDVDLIGM, from the coding sequence ATGTACCCCACACGCATCGCACTTGCCTGCCTGAGCCGTACCTGCTGCATCAACGCGGGTACAACCGCCAGAGGCATGCAGCAGGTCGGCCTGCTTTTTGTGCTGAGTCCCGCCCTGTGCTGGCTCTATCCCGAAGGCGAAGCCCGCGCCCGCGCCTTTGCCCGCTATGGCGGGCACAGCAATACACATCCCTTCATGATTCCGCTTTTTGTGGGTATTCTACTTTCCCTTGAAGAAGAAATAGCCAAAGGAGCCTTGCCCGAATTTGCCGTGTCATCGGTGCGAGAAACCCTCGCCACCACGCTTTCTGCCCTGGGGGATTCTTTTTTCAGCGGCACACTGCTGCCCTTGTGGGCGCTTCTGAGTGTAAGCCTGCTGCTGTCGGGCCATACGGCGCTGACATGCATGGCTGCCGCGGCGTTTTTTCTCATCCTGCTGCTTTTCAGGGCCGGCAGCTTTTTTTCCGGCCTGCGCCACGGCATGCCCGTGCTGGTGCGCCTTAAACGGCTCAACCTCATCAACTGGGTGGACAGGCTCAAGATGGTCAATGCCGTGCTGGTAGCCCAGGTGATCTGGCATCTGCCCCTGAGCCGCATCAAGCCCTTCCCCTGGGATGTTTACATACTGGGGGCGCTGGCGGTACTTATGGCTTCATGGATGGTAGCCCGGCTGCGGCTGCCGCGCCTCCTGCTGTGGGCCATGACTCTGGGCGCCCTTATTCTCATGGACGTTGACCTGATAGGTATGTAG
- the rsmI gene encoding 16S rRNA (cytidine(1402)-2'-O)-methyltransferase, whose product MPSTAPRLWIVATPLGNPGDLSPRASAVLAGADLVLAEDTRRAARLFRECGIEVHRLLSFYDHNEAERQEQVLRALRDGQTVALVSDAGTPLLADPGYRLVRACRKEGLPVSPLPGPSAPVAALSAAGLPPLPHSFLGFLPRDASGRDALFTAFAHVPGSLIFFERKDRLKESLTQAARLLGPREVAICRELTKEHEEFILTRLEHSASLPDDLLGEITVVVGPPEQVERSPENDVLALLRQEAEDGGKPRQVARRVQEQVRGWSVKEIYALLTSPQGSPHNH is encoded by the coding sequence ATGCCTTCGACTGCCCCCCGGCTCTGGATAGTAGCCACACCTCTTGGCAACCCTGGTGACCTTTCTCCCAGGGCAAGCGCCGTACTTGCCGGAGCCGACCTCGTGCTGGCCGAAGACACGCGCCGCGCCGCCCGCCTGTTCCGCGAATGTGGCATCGAGGTCCACCGTCTGCTGAGCTTTTACGACCACAACGAAGCCGAAAGGCAGGAGCAGGTACTACGCGCCCTGCGTGACGGGCAGACCGTGGCCCTCGTGTCCGACGCGGGCACACCGCTGCTGGCAGACCCCGGCTATCGCCTGGTACGCGCCTGCCGCAAGGAAGGTCTGCCGGTCTCTCCCCTGCCTGGTCCCTCGGCTCCGGTAGCCGCCCTTTCCGCAGCGGGGCTGCCCCCCCTGCCGCACAGTTTTCTGGGATTTCTGCCCCGCGACGCCTCCGGACGGGATGCGCTTTTTACCGCCTTTGCCCATGTGCCCGGCTCTCTCATATTTTTTGAGCGCAAGGACAGGCTCAAGGAAAGCCTCACCCAGGCGGCCCGGCTGCTTGGCCCCCGTGAAGTGGCGATTTGCCGGGAATTGACCAAGGAGCACGAGGAATTTATACTGACCAGACTGGAGCACAGCGCCAGCCTGCCCGATGACCTGCTCGGCGAGATAACCGTTGTTGTCGGGCCGCCGGAACAGGTGGAGCGCAGCCCTGAAAACGATGTTCTCGCCCTGCTGCGCCAGGAGGCGGAAGACGGCGGCAAGCCCCGGCAGGTGGCCCGGCGGGTGCAGGAGCAGGTGCGCGGCTGGAGCGTCAAAGAAATTTATGCCCTGCTTACATCGCCTCAGGGCAGCCCACACAACCATTAA